The Desulfocurvibacter africanus subsp. africanus DSM 2603 genomic sequence TAACTAAAGCAGGCACATACTTGATCAGGCACAGGTCCTCGGGCGCGAACATCATGGAGAAGTCTTGCTGCTCCTCGATCTCCCAGGTCGTCTCGCCGGGCCGCAGTTTCTCCTCGACCTCCAGGCGCAGTGAAGCGCCGGGCGCGGGCTTGTACTCGAAGCGGCAAGGATGGCAGCAGGTGCCCTGGTTGCCCGAGCGGCCCGTGAGCCAAGCGCTGAGCAGGCAGCGGCCCGAGATGGCCAGACACATGGCCCCGTGCACGAAAACCTCGGTTTCCAGTTCCGGGCACTCCTTGCGCAGGGTGCGCATCAGGGAGCGCATGTCGCCCAACTCCAGCTCGCGGGCCAGGTTCACGCGACTTGCGCCCATGTCGTGCCAAGCCATGGCCGCGGCCGGGTTCATGGTGCTGGCCTGGGTGCTCACATGCAGGGGAACGTGGGGCAGCCGCCGCCTGGACATGGCCATGACGCCGGGGTCGGCGGCGATAATCCCGTCCACCCCGCCGGCCGGCATGTCCGCCAACCGCTCCAGATGCTCCGCCAAATGCGGCAAATCGCCGGGCATGGGCAGCGCGTTCAGGCAATAGTAGACCCGCGCGCCCGTGGCGTGGGCCTGGGCCACGGCCGCCGCGATCTGTTCCCAGCTCATGTGCGCGTTCGCGGCGCGCAGGTTGAGCCCCGGCCCGCCCAGGTACACGGCGTCGGCGCCATAGGTCAGAGCCGCGGCGAGCTTTTCCAGGTTGCCGGCCGGAGCCAGTAGTTCGGGCAGCGCGAATTTGAGTGATTTCCGCATGCTATGCCGGCAATCCTTGGGAGCGGCGCAGGGCCTTCAAGCCTTCCAGCACGGAATAGGGCACGTACAGGTCGCCCCGGCCCTTGCCCAAGCGCAGGTGCGGCTTGTTGAGCCCATGGAAATCCGACCCTCCGCTGACCACCAGGCCCAGGCGGGCGGCCAGGTTCTCGTAATTACGGGTGTCCTCGGGCGAGTGCTCGGGGTAGCGGGCCTCCAGTCCATCCAGGCCCAGGGGTTTCATGCGCGCGAGAAAGCCTTCCAGCGTGGCCAGGTTCACCTTCTTGTACAGTCTGGGATGCGCCAGGCAGACCGTGGCGCCCTCGGCCTTGAGCATGGCCACTGCCTTGTCGGGCGACAGCACGACCTTGGGCACGTAGGCCTTGCCGCCCGAAGCCAGATATTTTTCGAAGGCGTCCTGCAGGGTCTTCACGTAGCCTTTCTCCTGCAGAACCTGGGCGATGTGCGGCCGGCCGATGGTGCCGCCTGCGGCCTTGGCCGCGATCTCCTCGTAGGATACGTCCAGGCCTTGCCGTTGCAGGCGCGCGGCGATCTCGCGATTGCGCTCGGCGCGCTGTAGATTCAGGTATTCAAGCGCTTCGGTCAGGCCGCTTTGGCCCGTCGGCACCCAATAGCCGAGGATGTCCATGGTCCCGAGGTCGGACCGCACCGAGAGTTCCACTCCGGGGATGACCTCCAGGCCATTATCGCGGCCGGCCTCCATGAAATCGCCAAGTCCCTGCACGGTATCGTGGTCCGTGAGGGCCAGGGCCTCCAGGCCTGCGGCTTTGGCCGCCACTACTATCTCCGTCGGGGTCAGTGTGCCGTCTGAGGCCGTGGAATGAATATGCAGATCGATGCCGGGCATGCGTTCCTTCTGGAAGTGTTGGCGGTAGAGGCCGGAAAAACCGAAGCCGAGACAGATTTGCTAGGCCAATGCCGGACGGGCGTCAATGTTCCGTCTCCTTGCCACTGGCCCACTGGAGCGGGAGCAGCCCAGTCGAGCGCCCGCGCATTGCACGACCGGCCGAAGCCGTTTAGAATGCCAACCCGGCCAAACGCCGTACAAAGGAGTCGAGCATGACGCTGAACAAAGACTTGCTGGATATATTGGCCTGCCCCAAATGCAAGGGCGACCTTCGGCTGACGCCCGAGGAGGACGGCCTGATCTGCGAAAAGTGCGGCGTGGCCTACCCCATCCGCGACGAGATCCCCATTATGCTCGTGGAAGAGGCCATTCCCCTGACCACATGGGAAGAGCGCCGCCCCGCGCGCGAGCCGCGTGAGTCTTGATGACCTGAGTCTAGTTCACCCTGATCGAGCTGGCGATCTGACCGGCCAGATTGACTTGTTGGACCTGACGGGCCGCAGCCACGGCCCCTGGCCGGGATGATGCACATAGTCTAGGAAGATACTTGACTATTACTCCTCCGCTTTTATTGTGAAGAGTGCAAGATCAACCTCTTCGCCTTCAGGAGGAGAATACTCATGGTCATCGATTTCAGTACACTCTACGATTTCCCGCGACAGTTCGATCGGCTCCTTGAGGAGTTCACCCGGCCCTACGCACTGAGCGAGCGCCGCCTGGCCTACCCACCCCTGAACATCACCGAGGACGACCGGAACCTCTACGTAAGCGCCGAAATTCCCGGCGTGGCTATGGAGGAGCTTGAGCTGTCCCTCACGGACAAGAGCTTGGTCATCAAGGGCGAGCGCAAGGGCGAGCAAGGCAAGTACTTCCGCCAGGAAAGGCCCGTGGGCGCCTTTCAGCGCGTCATTACCCTGGGCATCCCGGTGAACCGCGAAGCCATCAAGGCCAGACTTGCCAGTGGCATCCTGGAGATCACCCTGCCCAAGGCCGAGGAAGCACAACCCAAGAAGATCAGCATCGACGTAGGGTAAGGAGGCGGACATGCCCAACGACGTGAAGAAAAGCGAGCAGCAGGTCCAGCAGCAAGAAAAGCGCTATCCCCTCGTGCGCCCGGCCACGGATATAATAGAGCGCGAGGACGGCTTCCACATCTTCATGGACCTGCCCGGCGTGCGCAGGGAAGACCTGATCATCGACCTCAAGGACAACGAGCTCAAGGTTTCGGGCAAGGCCGTGCACCCGACCCAGGCCAAGGGCGAAACCCTGGCCCTGGAATTCACCAGCGGCGAGTACACGCGCACCTTCACCTTGTCCGACACCGTGAACCGCGAGAACATCAAGGCCAATATGAAGAACGGCGTGCTGGAGCTGCACCTGCCCAAGGCGGAAAAAATGCAGCCCAAACGCATCGAGATTCAGGCCGGATAGCCCAGGGCATTTCTCCGCGAGAGAAGCACCTTTCGCAGCCCATGCGATCGGATAATTGGTTCCATTGGTTCGTTCATATTAAGGAGCCCGCCTGCGGGCTCCTTTTTTTTTCCCTGCGGATGCGCTAAACAGCCTACACCGGCCACCCGGCCCCAATCGCCAACCGCCCGACCCGGAAAGCATGCACGACCAGCCAGTCATCGTCTCGGCCATCGTATCGGCCTACAAGTGCGAGCGCTTCTTGCGCGGCTGCCTGGACGATCTGCTGGCCCAGAGCCTCATGCCGAACCTGGAGATCATCGTCGTGGACTCGAGCTCGCCCGAGAACGAGGGGGAGATCGTGGCCGCCTACCGCGAGCGCTGGCCAGACACCATCGTCTACATGCGCACGGAGCGGACCGAGACGATCTACGGCGCCTGGAACCGCGGCATCCGCGCGGCGCGCGGCCGTTACGTGACCAGCGCCAACGCCGACGACCGCCACGCGCCCGAGGCCCTGGAGCGCATGGCCCGCGAACTGGACGCCGATCCGGAATTGGCCCTGGTCTACGCCAACGCCATCATCACCATGACCGAGAATGCCTCGTGGCAGGAGCCGCACGCCGTCGGCCGCACGGATTGGCCCGCGTTCGATGCGCGCACGCTCTCGGCCTACTGCTACCTCGGACCCCAGCCCATGTGGCGGAAAAGCCTCCACGAGCGCTACGGCTGGTTCGACCGAGACTTCACCTCGGCCGGCGATTACGACTTCTGGCTGCGGCTGGCTGCCGGCGGCGAACGCTTCAAACTCATCCCTGAGTGTCTTGGCCTGTACTACATGCACACGGCATCGCTGGAGCGCCGCGACAAGCCCAGGGCCCGCCGGGAGACGTTCCTGGCCCGCAAGCGCAATCCGCTGCCAAGAACCGCGACACGAACGGACCCGTGAACGCCATGCGCACCTTCATCTTCATACCTCCGGTCAAGCAGGCCACGGGTGGCGTGGCAGTGCTCTGCGCCCTGGCCGCGCACCTGCACGCCGAGGGCTTTCCGGTTCGGCTCGTGCTGCGCGAGCGAGGCTGGCGGCCTCAAGGCTTGGCGGAAAATGTTCCGCTGCTGGCCTGGCAGGAGCTGAACCTCAAGCCGGATGACATATGGCTTACGCCCGAGGGCTGGGCCAACGCTCTGCTGCCTGGCCTTTCGGCCGGAGCGCGCTGTCTAGTTTACTGCCAGAACCAGGCTTACCTGTTTTCCTCCCTGCCGGCCGGGGTGGATTGGCGCAAGCTGTCCGTACGCATGCTGGCCGTGTCGCAACCCGTGGCCTGGTACATCGGCCAGACCCTGGGCCTGGACTGCCCGGTGCTGCGGCCGGGTATCGACCTGACCGCATTTCACCCATCCACGGCCAAGCCGTCGGGCGCGCTGCGCATCGCCTGCATGCCGCGCAAGAACAAGGCCGTGCTCGATCGCGTGCGCGAGGTTTTCAGCGCGCGCACAGCGGGACGCCTGAATGTGGAGTGGCTGCCCATCGCCGGCCTGGACGCGTGCGGCGTGGCCGAGGCCTTGCGCTCGGCGCATCTTTTCCTGGCAACCGGTTTTCCCGAAGGGCTTGGCCTGCCGCCACTGGAGGCCATGGCCTGCGGCTGTCTGCCCGTGGGCTTCGCCGGCTTCGGCGGCTTCGACTACATGCGCCAGGCGGCCGACGTCCCCGGCGCGTATACGCCCTGGTTCCCCCTGCGCGAGGTTGACTGGAGCGGCAACGGCTTGTGGTGCGCCGACGGCGACGTGCTGGCAGCGGCCATGGCCCTGGAGACGGCCGCGCACTGGTGGCTTGCGGATGATCCGCGCCTGCAGGCGGCTCTGGAGTCCGGCCAGCGCACCACGCAGGCCTATTCCCTGGATCGTCAACGCGAGGCGGTCGCAGCATTGTGGGCTACGCTCGGCCAGCCTGCGTGAAGCAGTGAAAGAGAAACCAGGAATAAATACAGAAATAGATTGGCCTGAAGGCACTGTAGAAGCGCTTTCATAAGCCACATCGCCTCAGATTACGCCAGCGATTTCCAACCTCGGCAGGTGCATCCTGGCTCTTATGAGGCCGGCTCCAGTCAACTTGGGGCGTGGAGAGTTTTCTGGTATAATTAATGAACAAAGCAGCGGCCTAGTTTAGATTCCTTTTCTTGAGCACCTTGCAAGTGAAATGAGGTGTCCAGGGAAATCATTTCCCTGGCGGGAGAGAGCCCGAGAGAGAAACGAGCCGCCCTGGCAGGCAGCGCCCTCTCCCAGGTCAAATGCAACTGCACTAAATCCATGAAGTGAATTTGGGTCTACGGCGGACCCAAGATAACGAAACAAAGCCAATCGCCCGCAAGCCCTTGGGCCCGAGGAGCTGAGCGGGCATTGCCATTGCGTGAAGGCCATTATTGATCAGCCCATGGGCTGCGCGGGCTTGGGGCGAAAGGCGTCCACCCCGGTATAATCAGGAGCAGTCATGTCCAAGAAATCCCCGGAGCGCACTCCGCCCGAAAGCCTGCACCTGCCGCGCGTGGGCGTGGAAACTCACGCCCATCTGGACAGCAGGGAGTTTCGCGACGATCTGCCGCAGGTCCTGGACCGCGCGGCTGCCTCGGGCATCGTGGCCATGGGCCAGGTATTCCTGGGTCCAGAGGCATATCAGGCCAATAAAGCACTGTTTGAGGGCCACCCCGAGGTCTTTTTCCTGCTCGGCGTGCACCCCACCGATGCGGACAAATGCTCGGATGCGGCACTAGAGGCCATGGGCGCGGCCTTTGCTTCGGATGCGCGGATCAAGGCCATCGGTGAGATCGGCCTGGATTTCTATTGGAAGGACGTGCCGCCGGAAACGCAGCAAAGGATTTTTCGCGCGCAGCTCGCCCTGGCCCGCGAACGGGACCTGCGCGTGGTGGTGCACAGCCGGGACGCTTTTGCCGAGACGCTGGCCGTGCTCGACGACATGGGCTTCAAGGACCGCCCTCTGCTTTGGCACTGCTTCGGCGGCGACGAGGCCATGGCCCGCGAACTGCTCGCGCGCGGCTGGCTGCTGTCCATCCCCGGTCCGGTGACCTATCCCAAGAACGTGGAGTTGGCTCGCGCCGTGGCCGCCGTGGACATGGACCGGCTGGTGGTGGAAACCGACTGCCCCTATCTGACGCCCGAACCCTGGCGCGGCAAGCGCAACGAGCCCGCTCTGGCAGTATTCACCGCCGCGCGCATCGCGCAGCTCAAGGGCTTGACCGTGGAGGACGCCTGGCGGCACATGGGACAAACGGCCGCCAAGTTTTTCGGCCTGGAACTGCCGAAGTAGCAGCTAGGATGAGGTCTTCAGCCCCTCGGTCCTGGTCAGCTCGGCATTGAAGTGCCCCACCACGACCTTGCCGCGAATCTTGACCGGTATGCGGTGCTCGTCGTCCGTGACCCATATCTGCAGCACCGCGTCGTCGCTCTGCTTGAACACGCCGCCCAGGTGCTTGAGGTCCGGCTCCACGAGAAATGTATCGAAGGTGCCGGCCTCCACGGTTACCGTTTCGCGCTGGATGACCTTTGCCTCGCCCACGACGAACTT encodes the following:
- a CDS encoding peptidase U32 family protein, whose product is MRKSLKFALPELLAPAGNLEKLAAALTYGADAVYLGGPGLNLRAANAHMSWEQIAAAVAQAHATGARVYYCLNALPMPGDLPHLAEHLERLADMPAGGVDGIIAADPGVMAMSRRRLPHVPLHVSTQASTMNPAAAMAWHDMGASRVNLARELELGDMRSLMRTLRKECPELETEVFVHGAMCLAISGRCLLSAWLTGRSGNQGTCCHPCRFEYKPAPGASLRLEVEEKLRPGETTWEIEEQQDFSMMFAPEDLCLIKYVPALVRLGVAALKIEGRMKSPLYVAQVVDVYRTALDDFGEGRFRPGLYLTELALASTRPMGSGLFLPGARKAGRRARYFDGVPALCSNVLAKVQERLGPDSWRIGCRGRWTSGRRVQAMLPGLRRPELPAYALESEDGGRLDVLNPGLTAVLRCESDLLRPGIFLRAAPE
- a CDS encoding PHP domain-containing protein, giving the protein MPGIDLHIHSTASDGTLTPTEIVVAAKAAGLEALALTDHDTVQGLGDFMEAGRDNGLEVIPGVELSVRSDLGTMDILGYWVPTGQSGLTEALEYLNLQRAERNREIAARLQRQGLDVSYEEIAAKAAGGTIGRPHIAQVLQEKGYVKTLQDAFEKYLASGGKAYVPKVVLSPDKAVAMLKAEGATVCLAHPRLYKKVNLATLEGFLARMKPLGLDGLEARYPEHSPEDTRNYENLAARLGLVVSGGSDFHGLNKPHLRLGKGRGDLYVPYSVLEGLKALRRSQGLPA
- a CDS encoding Trm112 family protein; the encoded protein is MTLNKDLLDILACPKCKGDLRLTPEEDGLICEKCGVAYPIRDEIPIMLVEEAIPLTTWEERRPAREPRES
- a CDS encoding Hsp20/alpha crystallin family protein yields the protein MVIDFSTLYDFPRQFDRLLEEFTRPYALSERRLAYPPLNITEDDRNLYVSAEIPGVAMEELELSLTDKSLVIKGERKGEQGKYFRQERPVGAFQRVITLGIPVNREAIKARLASGILEITLPKAEEAQPKKISIDVG
- a CDS encoding Hsp20/alpha crystallin family protein, which encodes MPNDVKKSEQQVQQQEKRYPLVRPATDIIEREDGFHIFMDLPGVRREDLIIDLKDNELKVSGKAVHPTQAKGETLALEFTSGEYTRTFTLSDTVNRENIKANMKNGVLELHLPKAEKMQPKRIEIQAG
- a CDS encoding glycosyltransferase produces the protein MHDQPVIVSAIVSAYKCERFLRGCLDDLLAQSLMPNLEIIVVDSSSPENEGEIVAAYRERWPDTIVYMRTERTETIYGAWNRGIRAARGRYVTSANADDRHAPEALERMARELDADPELALVYANAIITMTENASWQEPHAVGRTDWPAFDARTLSAYCYLGPQPMWRKSLHERYGWFDRDFTSAGDYDFWLRLAAGGERFKLIPECLGLYYMHTASLERRDKPRARRETFLARKRNPLPRTATRTDP
- a CDS encoding glycosyltransferase; this encodes MRTFIFIPPVKQATGGVAVLCALAAHLHAEGFPVRLVLRERGWRPQGLAENVPLLAWQELNLKPDDIWLTPEGWANALLPGLSAGARCLVYCQNQAYLFSSLPAGVDWRKLSVRMLAVSQPVAWYIGQTLGLDCPVLRPGIDLTAFHPSTAKPSGALRIACMPRKNKAVLDRVREVFSARTAGRLNVEWLPIAGLDACGVAEALRSAHLFLATGFPEGLGLPPLEAMACGCLPVGFAGFGGFDYMRQAADVPGAYTPWFPLREVDWSGNGLWCADGDVLAAAMALETAAHWWLADDPRLQAALESGQRTTQAYSLDRQREAVAALWATLGQPA
- a CDS encoding TatD family hydrolase: MSKKSPERTPPESLHLPRVGVETHAHLDSREFRDDLPQVLDRAAASGIVAMGQVFLGPEAYQANKALFEGHPEVFFLLGVHPTDADKCSDAALEAMGAAFASDARIKAIGEIGLDFYWKDVPPETQQRIFRAQLALARERDLRVVVHSRDAFAETLAVLDDMGFKDRPLLWHCFGGDEAMARELLARGWLLSIPGPVTYPKNVELARAVAAVDMDRLVVETDCPYLTPEPWRGKRNEPALAVFTAARIAQLKGLTVEDAWRHMGQTAAKFFGLELPK